The Streptomyces nitrosporeus genome includes a window with the following:
- a CDS encoding acyl-CoA dehydrogenase family protein produces the protein MGSRLTEEQADFVAAVRDFAKRECGTREQRDALTGGGREAHHPGLYGRLAALGWLGVCLPEEYGGSGGGLADACLFLEETSYGMVPAGGFITTVIAAKAYEKFGTERQRQEVLSGVVRGEVLSIAMSEPGAGSDVGALRCRARREEDGTWVVDGQKTWISNAHCARHILLVARTGEDKHGGLTMFHLPAGTPGVEIRRIDTMGGREVNDVFLTGVRLPADAVVGRVDDGWRQLMAGLNHERLFLAANMLGLARRAFDDTVSYVREREQFGRPVGSFQALRHRIADLATEIECTRLLVREVALDCDARPDRLFPREASMAKLKATETAKRAALEGMQMMGGYGYTTEFDMERHLRAAVVSTVYGGTSEIQRDVIGKTYGL, from the coding sequence ATGGGCAGTCGCCTCACCGAAGAACAGGCCGATTTCGTCGCGGCCGTCCGTGATTTCGCCAAGCGCGAGTGCGGCACCCGGGAGCAGCGCGACGCGCTGACCGGGGGCGGCCGCGAGGCCCACCACCCCGGGCTGTACGGCAGGCTCGCCGCTCTGGGCTGGCTCGGGGTGTGCCTGCCCGAGGAGTACGGGGGCTCCGGAGGCGGGCTGGCCGACGCCTGCCTCTTCCTGGAGGAGACCTCGTACGGGATGGTCCCGGCCGGGGGGTTCATCACCACCGTCATCGCCGCGAAGGCGTACGAGAAGTTCGGCACCGAACGGCAGCGGCAGGAGGTGCTGTCCGGTGTCGTACGCGGTGAGGTGCTGTCCATCGCCATGTCGGAGCCGGGGGCCGGGTCGGACGTCGGGGCGCTGCGCTGCCGGGCCCGGCGGGAGGAGGACGGCACCTGGGTGGTCGACGGCCAGAAGACCTGGATCTCCAACGCGCACTGCGCGCGGCACATCCTGCTGGTGGCCCGCACCGGTGAGGACAAGCACGGCGGCCTGACCATGTTCCATCTGCCCGCCGGCACCCCGGGGGTGGAGATACGGCGCATCGACACCATGGGCGGCCGGGAGGTCAACGACGTCTTCCTCACCGGTGTGCGGCTGCCCGCGGACGCGGTCGTCGGCCGGGTGGACGACGGCTGGCGGCAGCTGATGGCCGGGCTGAACCACGAGCGGCTCTTCCTGGCCGCGAACATGCTGGGGCTGGCGCGCCGCGCTTTCGACGACACGGTCTCCTACGTCCGCGAGCGGGAGCAGTTCGGCCGGCCGGTCGGCTCCTTCCAGGCGCTGCGGCACCGGATCGCCGATCTCGCCACCGAGATCGAGTGCACCCGGCTGCTGGTACGCGAGGTGGCCCTGGACTGTGACGCGCGCCCGGACAGGCTGTTCCCGCGCGAGGCCTCGATGGCCAAGCTGAAGGCGACCGAGACCGCCAAGCGGGCCGCCCTGGAGGGCATGCAGATGATGGGCGGTTACGGCTACACCACGGAGTTCGACATGGAGCGCCATCTGCGGGCCGCGGTGGTCTCCACCGTCTACGGGGGGACCAGCGAGATCCAGCGGGACGTCATCGGCAAGACCTACGGCCTCTGA
- a CDS encoding 3-hydroxyacyl-CoA dehydrogenase NAD-binding domain-containing protein — protein MTESTTIRWEQDETGIVTLVLDDPAQSANTMNAAFIDSLDDVAARLAEHRDGIRGVIVTSAKKSFFAGGDLHDLISVTPGTAGASFEAGMRVKRALRRIETLGKPVVAAINGAALGGGYEIALACHHRVVLDSPAARVGLPEVTLGLLPGGGGVTRTVRMFGVVEALRKVLLEGTRYEPARALEAGLVDEIATGPDDLLARARVFVDAHPESRQPWDAKGYRIPGGTPSDPGLAAQLPSLPALLKKKTGGAPCPAPRNILAAAVESAQVDVDTAFVVEAGYLTELVTGQITKNMIQAFFFDLQAVNSGAGRPAGAEERPVRKAAVLGAGMMGAGIAYSCAAAGIDVALKDVSLQAAEKGRAYSEKLCAKAVARGGSTQEEADALLARITPTADVQDLAGCDVVIEAVFEDTALKHKVFQEVQEVLAPDALLCSNTSTLPITVLAEGVERQADFIGLHFFSPVDKMPLVEIVKGEKTGREATARAFDLVRQIRKTPIVVNDSRGFFTSRVIGRFIDEGVAMVGEGIDPASVEQAAAQAGYPAKVLSLMDELTLTLPRRIREETRRAAEEAGHGWEPHPADAVVDRMIDEFGRPGRSGGAGFYDYVDGRRAGLWPGLREHFTDPAKQPADLAEAAERMLFVEALDAVRCLEEGVLASVADANIGSLLGIGFPPWTGGVLQYVNGYEGGLPGFVARARELAGKHGDRFLPPPLLVEKAERGETFTDS, from the coding sequence ATGACCGAGAGCACCACCATCCGCTGGGAACAGGACGAGACCGGCATCGTCACCCTCGTCCTGGACGACCCCGCACAATCCGCCAACACCATGAACGCCGCGTTCATCGACTCGCTGGACGACGTCGCGGCGAGACTGGCGGAACACCGCGACGGCATCAGGGGCGTCATCGTCACCTCCGCGAAGAAGAGCTTCTTCGCCGGCGGCGACCTGCACGACCTGATCTCCGTCACGCCTGGGACCGCCGGGGCCTCCTTCGAGGCCGGGATGCGCGTCAAGCGCGCCCTGCGCCGTATCGAGACCCTCGGCAAACCGGTCGTCGCCGCGATCAACGGCGCCGCACTCGGCGGCGGTTACGAGATCGCCCTGGCCTGCCACCACCGTGTGGTGCTGGACAGCCCGGCCGCCCGCGTCGGGCTTCCCGAAGTCACCCTCGGCCTGCTGCCCGGCGGCGGGGGAGTGACCCGTACCGTCCGCATGTTCGGTGTGGTGGAGGCCCTGCGGAAAGTACTCCTGGAAGGGACCCGGTACGAGCCGGCGCGCGCCCTGGAAGCCGGCCTGGTCGACGAGATCGCCACCGGTCCGGACGACCTCCTGGCCAGGGCGCGGGTGTTCGTCGACGCCCACCCCGAATCCCGTCAGCCCTGGGACGCCAAGGGCTATCGCATCCCCGGCGGCACCCCCTCGGACCCGGGACTGGCCGCGCAGCTTCCTTCCCTTCCCGCGTTGCTGAAGAAGAAGACGGGCGGTGCCCCCTGCCCGGCCCCGCGCAACATCCTCGCCGCCGCAGTGGAGAGCGCCCAGGTCGACGTGGACACCGCCTTCGTGGTGGAGGCCGGTTACCTGACGGAACTGGTGACCGGGCAGATCACCAAGAACATGATCCAGGCGTTCTTCTTCGACCTCCAGGCCGTCAACTCCGGTGCCGGCCGCCCGGCCGGTGCCGAGGAGCGGCCGGTCCGCAAGGCCGCCGTGCTCGGCGCCGGGATGATGGGCGCCGGTATCGCCTACTCCTGCGCCGCGGCGGGCATCGACGTCGCGCTGAAGGACGTCTCCCTCCAGGCGGCGGAGAAGGGCAGGGCCTACTCCGAGAAGCTGTGTGCGAAGGCCGTCGCGCGCGGCGGCTCGACGCAGGAGGAGGCGGACGCCCTGCTGGCCCGTATCACCCCCACCGCCGACGTCCAGGACCTGGCCGGCTGCGACGTGGTGATCGAGGCGGTCTTCGAGGACACCGCTCTCAAGCACAAGGTGTTCCAGGAGGTCCAGGAAGTCCTCGCCCCGGACGCGCTGCTGTGCTCCAACACCTCCACCCTGCCCATCACCGTCCTCGCCGAAGGCGTCGAGCGGCAGGCCGACTTCATCGGCCTGCACTTCTTCTCACCGGTCGACAAGATGCCCCTGGTGGAGATCGTCAAGGGCGAGAAGACGGGCCGGGAGGCGACGGCGCGCGCCTTCGACCTGGTCCGGCAGATCCGTAAGACGCCGATCGTCGTCAACGACTCCCGCGGTTTCTTCACCTCCCGCGTCATCGGCCGCTTCATCGACGAGGGCGTCGCCATGGTCGGCGAGGGCATCGACCCGGCCTCCGTCGAACAGGCCGCCGCCCAGGCCGGCTACCCCGCCAAGGTCCTCAGCCTGATGGACGAACTCACCCTCACCCTCCCGCGCAGGATCCGCGAGGAGACCCGCCGCGCGGCCGAGGAGGCGGGCCACGGCTGGGAACCGCACCCGGCGGACGCCGTGGTGGACCGCATGATCGACGAGTTCGGCCGCCCCGGCCGCAGCGGGGGAGCGGGCTTCTACGACTACGTGGACGGCAGGCGCGCCGGGCTCTGGCCGGGGCTGCGGGAGCACTTCACGGATCCCGCGAAGCAGCCCGCCGACCTGGCCGAGGCGGCGGAGCGGATGCTCTTCGTCGAGGCGCTGGACGCGGTGCGCTGCCTGGAGGAGGGCGTGCTGGCCTCGGTCGCGGACGCCAACATCGGCTCGCTGCTCGGCATCGGCTTCCCCCCGTGGACCGGCGGCGTCCTCCAGTACGTCAACGGCTACGAGGGCGGACTGCCCGGCTTCGTGGCCCGCGCGCGGGAACTGGCCGGGAAGCACGGCGACCGCTTCCTGCCGCCGCCGCTGCTGGTGGAGAAGGCCGAGCGGGGCGAGACCTTCACCGACTCCTGA
- a CDS encoding AMP-dependent synthetase/ligase: MTAGPRTTDAPADRTLPQLLARNAREYPGLPGLSWRAADPDGDWTTLSWAEIHEHTRSLAAGYAALGVGRGDHVLLLMSNRPEHWLSDLALVRLGAVPVSVYGTAAPEQITHIARNCRARLAVVETAAQVAVWEPLTADADTPLERLVVVREGAEGSHFPYAALLREPVPERFTGELDAARPEDPLTVVYTSGTTGEPKGVVLTHRQVMSNALALDAVVELPPHVEHICYLPFAHIAERMLGIYLPCHRASHVYLCADPTGVAAVVRKVRPAQFFGVPRIWEKLSTAVRAVLSLMPAEQREIIDRASEVAREHVGYRERGEKPPAGLEERYTRAREDVLLPILAAGGLDRVTWSASASAPMPVDVVRFWAGFGIVIMDAWGLTETTGVATSNSPRAGFRIGSVGRPVESVEVRVAEDGEILVRGASVFSGYLQPDGSVRSALDADGWLATGDIGRTDEDGYLWLTDRKKEMIITSTGKNVSPALVENTLKEHPLIGQAMVHGDNRSYLVALLVLDAEAAPAWAAANGLGAEGGAAGLVDHPAVRAEVDRAVAAANSRLNRTEQIKRYELLTEEWGPATGELTPSLKMRRRVIRDKYADSLSKLYQD, from the coding sequence ATGACAGCAGGACCCCGCACCACCGACGCCCCGGCCGACCGGACCCTGCCGCAGCTGCTGGCCCGCAACGCCCGCGAGTACCCCGGGCTCCCCGGGCTCTCGTGGCGGGCGGCGGACCCGGACGGCGACTGGACGACCCTCAGCTGGGCGGAGATCCACGAGCACACCCGAAGCCTCGCCGCCGGCTACGCGGCCCTCGGTGTCGGCCGTGGCGACCACGTGCTGCTGCTGATGTCCAACCGTCCCGAGCACTGGCTGTCCGACCTGGCGCTGGTCCGCCTCGGCGCGGTCCCGGTCAGCGTCTACGGCACCGCGGCCCCCGAACAGATCACCCACATCGCCCGTAACTGCCGGGCCCGCCTCGCCGTGGTGGAGACCGCGGCCCAGGTGGCGGTGTGGGAGCCGCTGACGGCCGACGCGGACACCCCGCTGGAACGCCTGGTGGTGGTGCGGGAGGGCGCGGAGGGCAGCCACTTCCCGTACGCCGCCCTGCTCCGCGAACCGGTGCCGGAGCGGTTCACCGGGGAGCTGGACGCCGCCCGCCCCGAGGACCCGCTGACCGTCGTCTACACCTCGGGCACCACCGGCGAACCCAAGGGCGTCGTCCTGACCCACCGTCAGGTGATGTCCAACGCCCTGGCGCTGGACGCCGTGGTGGAGCTGCCCCCGCACGTCGAGCACATCTGCTACCTGCCCTTCGCCCACATCGCCGAGCGGATGCTGGGTATCTACCTGCCCTGCCACCGGGCCTCGCACGTCTATCTCTGCGCCGACCCGACGGGCGTCGCCGCCGTGGTGCGCAAGGTGCGCCCCGCGCAGTTCTTCGGAGTGCCGAGGATCTGGGAGAAGCTGTCCACCGCCGTACGGGCCGTCCTCTCGCTGATGCCGGCCGAGCAGAGGGAGATCATCGACCGGGCGTCCGAGGTCGCCCGCGAGCACGTCGGGTACCGCGAGCGGGGCGAGAAGCCGCCCGCCGGACTGGAGGAGCGCTACACCCGCGCCCGCGAGGACGTGCTGCTGCCGATCCTGGCCGCGGGCGGACTGGACCGGGTGACCTGGTCGGCCAGCGCGTCGGCGCCGATGCCGGTCGACGTGGTGAGGTTCTGGGCCGGTTTCGGCATCGTCATCATGGACGCCTGGGGGCTGACCGAGACCACCGGTGTGGCCACCAGCAACAGCCCCCGGGCCGGCTTCCGGATCGGTTCGGTGGGACGCCCGGTCGAGTCCGTGGAGGTCCGTGTCGCCGAGGACGGCGAGATCCTGGTGCGGGGCGCCTCCGTCTTCTCCGGCTACCTCCAGCCGGACGGCTCGGTGCGGTCCGCCCTGGACGCCGACGGCTGGCTGGCCACCGGTGACATCGGCCGGACGGACGAGGACGGTTACCTCTGGCTCACCGACCGGAAGAAGGAGATGATCATCACCTCCACCGGCAAGAACGTCTCACCGGCCCTGGTGGAGAACACGCTCAAGGAGCACCCGCTGATCGGCCAGGCGATGGTGCACGGCGACAACCGCTCCTACCTGGTCGCCCTGCTGGTGCTCGACGCGGAGGCCGCCCCCGCCTGGGCGGCGGCCAACGGCCTCGGGGCGGAGGGGGGAGCGGCCGGGCTGGTGGACCACCCCGCGGTCCGGGCCGAGGTGGACCGGGCGGTCGCCGCGGCCAACTCCCGGCTCAACCGCACCGAGCAGATCAAGCGGTACGAGCTGCTGACCGAGGAGTGGGGCCCGGCGACCGGCGAACTGACGCCCTCGCTGAAGATGCGGCGCCGGGTCATCCGGGACAAGTACGCCGACTCGCTGTCCAAGCTCTACCAGGACTGA